One segment of Cutaneotrichosporon cavernicola HIS019 DNA, chromosome: 4 DNA contains the following:
- the pi038 gene encoding uncharacterized protein (TatD related DNase): MQFADIAVNLGDGMFQGKYHGKQRHPGDLPAVLERAREAGVTRQLLTGTSLRESRIVLKYAQQYNFHSTAGCHPTSTTEIDKHAGGEDAYFGELEELISTDRGEGGSKRIISIGEVGLDYDRLKFAPRETQLKHLPRLLLLSKKFGLPLFLHDRHPEAHADLVRILKEVGFGPDWPGGVAHSFTGTIDEMKELVDMGLYIGINGCSLKTQENVDVVKAIPLDRLLLETDAPWCSVTTSHASYKHLPKDLVVVEKVKPEKFVEGKGVKGRNEPAEVVVIAHIVASIRGEPLEKVASAAFDNTMRLFYPGEVKNLKESPLW; this comes from the exons ATGCAGTTCGCAG ATATTGCAGTGAACCTGGGCGACGGCATGTTCCAGGGCAAGTACCACGGCAAGCAACGCCATCCCGGCGACCTTCCAGCcgtcctcgaacgcgcCCGTGAGGCCGGTGTGACCCGCCAACTCCTGACAGGCACGTCGTTGAGGGAGTCGAGGATTGTGCTCAAGTATGCCCAGCAATATA ACTTTCACTCGACCGCCGGGTGTCatcccacctccaccactgAGATCGACAAGCACGCCGGCGGAGAGGATGCGTACttcggcgagctggaggagtTGATTTCCACGGACCGGGGAGAAGGCGGTTCGAAGCGTATCATCTCGATCGGCGAGGTGGGGCTTGACTACGACCGGCTCAAGTTCGCACCAAGGGAAACCCAGCTGAAGCATCTTCCCcgactgctgctgctgtcgAAGAAGTTCGGCCTCCCGCTGTTTCTACATGACCGGCATCCCGAGGCGCACGCGGACTTGGTGCGCAtcctcaaggaggtcgGGTTTGGTCCCGACTGGCCGGGAGGTGTCGCGCACTCGTTCACGGGAACGATTgacgagatgaaggagTTG GTCGACATGGGATTGTATATCGGCATCAACGGATGCTCGCTCAAGACACAGGAGAACGTCGACGTTGTGAAAGCTATCCCGTTGGACCGCCTCTTGCTGGAGACTGACGCACCGTGGTGCAGCGTCACGACAAGCCACGCGTCGTATAAGCACTTGCCCAAAGAcctcgttgtcgtcgagaAGGTCAAGCCCGAGAAATTTGTTGAGGGGAAGGGCGTGAAGGGACGAAACGAACCAGCCGAG GTTGTGGTCATTGCACACATCGTCGCCAGCATTCGAGGCGAGCCATTGGAGAAggtggcgagcgcagcATTCGACAACACGATGCGGCTCTTCTATCCAGGCGAGGTGAAGAACCTCAAGGAATCGCCGCTGTGGTGA